In Curtobacterium sp. L6-1, a genomic segment contains:
- the rsmG gene encoding 16S rRNA (guanine(527)-N(7))-methyltransferase RsmG, which yields MTEVGFPDAPVLESEPAVAATLFGDRIDVARSFTNELARRGEELGLIGPLELPRLWTRHILNSALVAPLLEAGGTVGDVGSGAGLPGLVLAIARPDVSMTLIEPMERRVEWLCGEAGRLGLENVTVVRARAEDVADELVLDQVTARAVSALSKLIPLTVPLVRSGGQLILMKGARVDDEVAAARKVILRKRLEDVEVLELGVGVVEETTRVFRATVD from the coding sequence ATGACCGAGGTCGGTTTTCCTGACGCGCCGGTACTCGAATCCGAGCCGGCGGTCGCCGCGACGCTCTTCGGAGACCGCATCGACGTCGCGCGCTCGTTCACGAACGAGCTCGCGCGCCGCGGTGAGGAGCTCGGGCTGATCGGCCCACTCGAGCTGCCGCGGCTGTGGACGCGACATATCCTCAACTCTGCCCTTGTCGCTCCGCTCCTGGAGGCAGGAGGCACGGTGGGAGACGTCGGTTCCGGTGCGGGCCTCCCGGGCTTGGTCCTGGCCATCGCCCGTCCTGATGTGTCGATGACGCTCATCGAGCCGATGGAGCGCCGGGTGGAGTGGTTGTGCGGTGAGGCCGGTCGGCTCGGTCTCGAGAACGTCACGGTCGTCCGAGCCCGCGCTGAGGACGTGGCCGACGAACTCGTCCTCGACCAGGTGACTGCCCGGGCCGTGAGTGCTCTGTCGAAGCTCATCCCGCTGACCGTGCCGCTCGTGCGTTCGGGCGGGCAGCTGATCCTCATGAAGGGCGCACGCGTCGATGACGAGGTCGCCGCGGCCCGCAAGGTGATCCTTCGCAAGCGCCTCGAAGACGTCGAGGTCCTGGAGCTCGGAGTGGGTGTGGTCGAGGAGACCACGCGCGTCTTCCGGGCTACAGTTGACTGA
- the yidD gene encoding membrane protein insertion efficiency factor YidD has protein sequence MNRFLWVLALLPRNACVVVLRAYRAVVSPLYGNVCRYHPSCSRYALEAIQQYGVVRGSAMGAWRIARCNPWAAGGIDDVRERRRPFNVSRFGFVLAPIPQQQQTSGGPVRPVLLPQRTRKA, from the coding sequence ATGAACCGGTTCCTCTGGGTCCTCGCGTTGCTCCCACGCAACGCGTGCGTCGTCGTGCTCCGGGCCTACCGTGCGGTGGTCTCGCCGCTCTACGGCAACGTCTGCCGCTACCACCCCTCCTGCTCCCGGTACGCGCTCGAGGCCATCCAGCAGTACGGCGTCGTGCGCGGGTCGGCCATGGGCGCCTGGCGCATCGCGCGCTGCAACCCCTGGGCCGCCGGTGGCATCGACGACGTCAGGGAACGTCGCCGCCCCTTCAACGTCAGTCGGTTCGGGTTCGTGCTCGCGCCGATCCCGCAGCAACAGCAGACCTCGGGCGGTCCGGTCCGCCCGGTGCTGCTCCCCCAGCGCACTCGAAAGGCGTGA
- a CDS encoding protein jag, translating into MTEQDTAAVVDTTDDEQHLGQAAVDGDEESRDEADIAADYIEELLDICDLDGDIEIEERQGRVYLTVTDDGEALRVLAKPDTVSALQELTRIAVQAETGEFSRLILDIGGSRDARATELQRLVDTAVERIEAGSTTAALPPMSSYERKLVHDLVAEKGFRSESEGEGRDRHTVITR; encoded by the coding sequence GTGACCGAGCAGGACACCGCAGCCGTCGTCGACACCACCGACGACGAGCAGCACCTCGGACAGGCAGCAGTGGACGGCGACGAGGAGAGCCGCGACGAAGCGGACATCGCCGCCGACTACATCGAGGAGCTCCTCGACATCTGCGACCTCGACGGCGACATCGAGATCGAGGAGCGCCAGGGGCGGGTCTACCTCACGGTGACGGACGACGGTGAAGCGCTCCGTGTCCTCGCGAAGCCGGACACGGTGTCGGCCCTGCAGGAGCTCACCCGGATCGCCGTGCAGGCGGAGACGGGCGAGTTCAGCCGTCTCATCCTGGACATCGGTGGATCGCGGGATGCCCGTGCGACGGAGCTGCAGCGCCTCGTCGACACCGCGGTCGAGCGCATCGAGGCCGGTTCGACCACGGCTGCGCTGCCCCCGATGTCGTCCTACGAGCGCAAGCTCGTGCACGACCTGGTCGCCGAGAAGGGCTTCCGCTCGGAGTCCGAGGGCGAGGGTCGGGACCGTCACACGGTCATCACGCGATGA
- the yidC gene encoding membrane protein insertase YidC — MDLIGTILWPLKWVVSAILVGFHWIFESLGMDASAGITWVLSIIFLTFVVRAALIPIFVRQIKSQRRMLEVAPQLKKIQDKYKGKKDQFSREAMSRETMALYKETGTNPLSSCLPLLIQMPIFFSLYSVLHEAQINKTGIGLLSSDLAKSFGNASLFGAPLHETFTNAGGWEVRVIAGVMIVVMTASQFITQLQLVAKNMSPETKESPMYRQQKMMLYILPLVFVISGLSFPLGVMFYWLASNVWTMAQQYFVIRSMPTPGSEAALAREARLAKKAQRRGTPATAGVLTEAGTGASVAEVEARVTTQRQQPVGKNRAKKNGKTK; from the coding sequence ATGGACCTCATCGGTACGATCCTCTGGCCGCTCAAATGGGTGGTGTCCGCGATCCTCGTCGGATTCCACTGGATCTTCGAGTCCCTCGGGATGGACGCCTCGGCGGGCATCACCTGGGTCCTGTCGATCATCTTCCTGACCTTCGTGGTCCGCGCCGCGCTGATCCCGATCTTCGTGCGCCAGATCAAGTCGCAGCGCCGCATGCTCGAGGTCGCGCCGCAGCTGAAGAAGATCCAGGACAAGTACAAGGGCAAGAAGGACCAGTTCTCGCGTGAGGCGATGTCCCGCGAGACCATGGCGCTCTACAAGGAGACCGGGACGAACCCGCTGAGTTCCTGCCTGCCGTTGCTCATCCAGATGCCGATCTTCTTCTCGCTGTACTCGGTGCTGCACGAGGCGCAGATCAACAAGACCGGCATCGGCCTGCTCTCGAGCGACCTGGCGAAGTCCTTCGGCAACGCGTCCCTGTTCGGCGCCCCCCTGCACGAGACCTTCACGAACGCGGGCGGCTGGGAGGTCCGCGTCATCGCCGGCGTCATGATCGTCGTGATGACGGCCTCGCAGTTCATCACGCAGCTGCAGCTCGTCGCCAAGAACATGTCCCCGGAGACCAAGGAGTCTCCGATGTACCGCCAGCAGAAGATGATGCTGTACATCCTCCCGCTGGTCTTCGTCATCTCGGGTCTCTCGTTCCCCCTCGGCGTCATGTTCTACTGGCTCGCCTCGAACGTCTGGACGATGGCGCAGCAGTACTTCGTCATCCGCAGCATGCCGACGCCCGGGTCCGAGGCCGCCCTCGCCCGCGAGGCCCGACTGGCCAAGAAGGCCCAGCGTCGCGGGACGCCGGCCACCGCCGGGGTCCTCACCGAGGCCGGCACGGGTGCCTCCGTCGCCGAGGTGGAGGCCCGTGTCACCACCCAGCGCCAGCAGCCGGTCGGCAAGAACCGCGCCAAGAAGAACGGGAAGACCAAGTGA
- a CDS encoding ParB/RepB/Spo0J family partition protein translates to MAPKRTGLGRGIGALIPTVDEHQERPVDVFFPTGGTSAADASAAGSQVGTAEELLAVPGARLANLNPLDIVPNAQQPRKEFREEELQELVHSIREIGLLQPIVVRPIPGASGTDPQYELIMGERRLRATKELGLATIPAIVKDTPDDAMLRDALLENLHRAQLNPLEEASAYQQLLADFGITQEQLGQRIGRSRPQITNTIRLLRLPSPVQRRVAAGVLSAGHARAILAAPDAEAMEYLAEKIVNEDLSVRAAEAIAQQLSTKTPAKTPAAPSKRQVHFNDMAERLGDRLNTRVKIAVGARKGSVTIDFATPADLDRILGELGVQDLAG, encoded by the coding sequence ATGGCACCCAAGCGGACTGGCCTCGGGCGCGGTATCGGCGCTCTCATCCCGACGGTAGACGAGCACCAGGAGCGTCCCGTCGACGTCTTCTTCCCGACCGGCGGTACCTCCGCTGCCGATGCCAGCGCGGCAGGCAGCCAGGTCGGCACGGCTGAAGAGCTGCTCGCGGTGCCGGGCGCTCGGCTCGCAAACCTCAACCCCCTCGACATCGTGCCGAACGCGCAGCAGCCGCGGAAAGAGTTCCGCGAGGAGGAGCTGCAGGAACTCGTGCACTCCATCCGGGAGATCGGTCTCCTGCAGCCGATCGTCGTGCGCCCGATCCCCGGCGCCTCCGGCACGGATCCGCAGTACGAGCTCATCATGGGCGAGCGCCGTCTCCGCGCGACGAAGGAACTCGGTCTCGCCACGATCCCCGCGATCGTCAAGGACACCCCTGACGACGCCATGCTCCGCGACGCCCTGCTCGAGAACCTGCACCGCGCGCAGCTCAACCCGCTCGAGGAGGCGTCGGCCTACCAGCAGCTCCTTGCCGACTTCGGCATCACGCAGGAGCAGCTCGGACAACGCATCGGTCGCTCGCGGCCGCAGATCACGAACACCATCCGCCTGCTCCGGCTCCCTTCCCCCGTCCAGCGTCGGGTGGCAGCAGGTGTGCTGTCGGCCGGGCACGCTCGGGCGATCCTCGCGGCCCCCGACGCTGAGGCGATGGAGTACCTCGCCGAGAAGATCGTGAACGAGGACCTGTCGGTCCGCGCGGCTGAGGCGATCGCGCAACAGCTCTCGACGAAGACTCCGGCGAAGACCCCGGCGGCGCCGTCGAAGCGGCAGGTGCACTTCAACGACATGGCTGAGCGGCTCGGCGATCGTCTCAACACCCGCGTGAAGATCGCCGTCGGTGCTCGAAAGGGCTCGGTCACGATCGACTTCGCGACGCCGGCCGACCTCGACCGCATCCTGGGTGAGCTCGGGGTGCAGGACCTCGCGGGCTGA
- the trxA gene encoding thioredoxin: protein MSSAKAVTDATFEAEVLKSDKTILVDFWAEWCGPCRAVSPILDQIAAEHADKIEIVKLNVDDNPQSAMNYQITSIPAMKVFKGGEVVKTVIGAKPKPALEADLADFLA from the coding sequence ATGTCCAGCGCCAAGGCCGTCACCGACGCCACGTTCGAGGCCGAAGTCCTCAAGTCCGACAAGACGATCCTCGTCGACTTCTGGGCCGAGTGGTGTGGCCCGTGTCGTGCGGTGTCGCCGATCCTCGACCAGATCGCCGCGGAGCACGCCGACAAGATCGAGATCGTCAAGCTCAACGTCGACGACAACCCCCAGTCGGCGATGAACTACCAGATCACGTCGATCCCGGCGATGAAGGTGTTCAAGGGCGGCGAGGTCGTCAAGACCGTCATCGGCGCCAAGCCGAAGCCGGCCCTCGAGGCGGACCTCGCCGACTTCCTCGCCTGA
- a CDS encoding ParA family protein, whose translation MFHVKHRPGKRHSLSSSTDYDASTPLAREIADLNRRRRAIATQQFPLPDKTRVVTVSNQKGGVGKTTTTVNLAAALAHGGARVLVIDLDPQGNASTALGIDHQAEVASIYDVIVDEAPMADTVQRSPESDTLWCVPATIHLAGAEIELVSLVAREQRLRTALDQYLASVDEPYHYVFIDCPPSLGLLTINAFVAAKEVLIPIQCEYYALEGLSQLLRNIELIERHLNPNLAVSTILLTMYDGRTNLANQVANDVRTHFGDQVLKAMIPRSVRVSEAPSYGQSVVSYDVNSSGSLSYLEAAAEIAERGAKH comes from the coding sequence ATGTTCCACGTGAAACACAGACCGGGGAAGAGGCACTCGTTGAGTTCATCGACCGACTACGACGCGTCGACGCCCTTGGCGCGGGAGATCGCCGATCTGAACCGCCGTCGGCGTGCGATCGCCACCCAGCAGTTCCCGCTACCGGACAAGACCCGCGTGGTGACGGTGTCGAACCAGAAGGGTGGCGTCGGCAAGACGACCACCACGGTGAACCTCGCGGCGGCGCTCGCACACGGCGGAGCGCGGGTGCTCGTGATCGACCTCGACCCGCAGGGCAACGCCTCCACCGCACTCGGCATCGACCACCAGGCGGAGGTCGCGAGCATCTACGACGTGATCGTGGACGAGGCGCCGATGGCCGACACGGTCCAGCGCTCCCCCGAGTCCGACACCCTGTGGTGCGTGCCGGCGACGATCCACCTCGCGGGCGCCGAGATCGAGTTGGTCTCCCTGGTGGCGCGCGAGCAGCGACTCCGCACCGCCCTCGACCAGTACCTCGCGTCGGTCGACGAGCCGTACCACTACGTCTTCATCGACTGCCCGCCCTCGCTCGGCCTGCTGACCATCAACGCGTTTGTGGCCGCGAAGGAAGTCCTGATCCCGATCCAGTGTGAGTACTACGCACTCGAGGGCTTGAGCCAGCTCCTGCGCAACATCGAGCTCATCGAACGGCACCTCAACCCGAACCTCGCCGTGTCGACGATCCTGCTGACGATGTACGACGGCCGGACGAATCTGGCGAACCAGGTGGCGAACGACGTCCGGACGCACTTCGGCGACCAGGTGCTGAAGGCCATGATCCCCCGCTCGGTCCGCGTCAGTGAGGCGCCGAGCTACGGGCAGAGCGTCGTGTCCTACGACGTGAACTCGTCCGGATCACTCTCTTACCTGGAAGCGGCGGCGGAGATCGCAGAACGAGGAGCGAAGCACTGA
- the trxB gene encoding thioredoxin-disulfide reductase gives MRELIIIGSGPAGFTAGIYAARAELKPLIVASSVETGGELTKTTEVENFPGFPEGVQGPDLMIKMQEQAEKFGAEVLYDDAVSVDLTGQVKKVTVGSGETYEALSVIYATGSAYRHLGLADEERLSGHGVSWCATCDGFFFRQKNIAVVGGGDSAMEEATFLTRFADKVTVIHRKDSLRASKIMQDRAMNDPKIAFAWNKEVTGITGDSAVEGVTLKDTVTGEESSMALDGLFIAIGNDPRTHLVHGQLEIAPEGTLAVEGRSSRAAGVPGVFIAGDVLDPTYRQAITAAGSGAVAALDAEKYLADLDHGLTDQAEGVTPTEAIIDVTARV, from the coding sequence ATGCGCGAGCTCATCATCATCGGTTCCGGCCCCGCCGGGTTCACGGCCGGCATCTACGCCGCGCGCGCTGAGCTGAAGCCGCTCATCGTCGCCTCGAGTGTCGAGACCGGCGGTGAACTCACCAAGACCACCGAGGTCGAGAACTTCCCGGGCTTCCCCGAGGGCGTCCAGGGCCCCGACCTCATGATCAAGATGCAGGAGCAGGCCGAGAAGTTCGGCGCCGAGGTCCTGTACGACGACGCCGTCTCGGTCGACCTCACCGGTCAGGTCAAGAAGGTCACCGTCGGCTCCGGCGAGACCTACGAGGCCCTCTCGGTCATCTACGCCACCGGCTCCGCCTACCGCCACCTCGGCCTCGCCGACGAGGAGCGCCTGTCCGGCCACGGTGTCTCGTGGTGCGCCACGTGCGACGGCTTCTTCTTCCGCCAGAAGAACATCGCCGTCGTCGGCGGCGGTGACTCCGCCATGGAAGAGGCGACGTTCCTCACCCGCTTCGCCGACAAGGTGACGGTCATCCACCGCAAGGACTCCCTGCGCGCGTCGAAGATCATGCAGGACCGCGCGATGAACGACCCCAAGATCGCGTTCGCGTGGAACAAGGAGGTCACCGGCATCACGGGTGACTCCGCGGTCGAGGGCGTCACGCTCAAGGACACCGTCACCGGCGAGGAGTCCTCGATGGCACTCGACGGCCTGTTCATCGCGATCGGCAACGACCCGCGCACGCACCTCGTGCACGGGCAGCTCGAGATCGCACCCGAGGGCACGCTCGCGGTCGAGGGTCGTTCCTCCCGCGCGGCCGGCGTCCCCGGTGTGTTCATCGCCGGCGACGTCCTCGACCCCACCTACCGCCAGGCCATCACGGCTGCCGGTTCGGGTGCCGTGGCCGCCCTCGACGCCGAGAAGTACCTCGCCGACCTCGACCACGGTCTCACCGACCAGGCCGAGGGCGTCACCCCGACCGAGGCGATCATCGACGTCACCGCCCGGGTCTGA
- a CDS encoding PLP-dependent aminotransferase family protein yields MTNGNSLDPWYDSYAQRTAGLSASEVRALFAVASRPEVVSLAGGMPYVSALPRELVTGSIDRVMNEDAAMALQYGGGQGLRSLREHIVDVMSLEGIRASAEDVVVTTGSQHALDLVTRLFIDPGDVVLAESPSYVGAIGVFRSYQAETVHVATDEHGLVPEALRETIGRLRAAGKRMKFLYTIPNFHNPAGVTMSRERRIEVLDICRSNNILVLEDNPYGLLWFDEPAPQAIRSIDDEGVVYLGSFSKTLAPGFRVGWALAPHAIREKLVLANESAVLAPNSFGQYVVNAYLDAADWKGQVDSFRGIYAERRDAMLSALGEFLPDLRWTVPNGGFFVWLSLPDSLDSKGMLPRAVKELVAYTPGTAFFADGRGAGNIRLSFCYPTPEQIRVGVKRLATVVNDELELVETFGPATRPATTVSTSTVSSPPPNLS; encoded by the coding sequence ATGACGAACGGCAACAGTCTCGATCCGTGGTACGACTCCTACGCCCAGCGCACCGCCGGGCTGAGCGCCTCCGAGGTCCGAGCTCTGTTCGCCGTCGCGTCGAGGCCCGAGGTGGTCTCGCTCGCGGGCGGCATGCCCTACGTCTCCGCGCTGCCGCGTGAGCTCGTCACCGGCTCCATCGACCGCGTCATGAACGAGGACGCTGCGATGGCGCTGCAGTACGGCGGGGGACAGGGCCTGCGCTCCCTCCGCGAGCACATCGTCGACGTCATGAGCCTGGAGGGCATCCGTGCCAGCGCCGAAGACGTCGTCGTCACCACGGGGTCCCAGCACGCCCTCGACCTCGTGACGCGCCTGTTCATCGACCCGGGCGACGTCGTGCTGGCCGAGTCGCCCTCGTACGTCGGCGCGATCGGTGTGTTCCGGTCGTACCAGGCCGAGACCGTCCACGTGGCGACCGACGAGCACGGGTTGGTCCCCGAGGCACTCCGCGAGACGATCGGCCGTCTGCGGGCCGCTGGCAAGCGGATGAAGTTCCTGTACACGATCCCGAACTTCCACAACCCGGCCGGCGTCACGATGAGCCGCGAGCGCCGCATCGAGGTGCTCGACATCTGCCGCTCGAACAACATCCTGGTGCTCGAGGACAACCCCTACGGGCTGCTCTGGTTCGACGAGCCCGCACCCCAGGCCATCCGGTCCATCGACGACGAGGGGGTCGTGTACCTCGGGTCGTTCTCGAAGACCCTGGCACCCGGCTTCCGTGTCGGGTGGGCCCTCGCACCGCACGCCATCCGCGAGAAGCTCGTCCTCGCCAACGAGTCGGCCGTCCTCGCGCCGAACTCGTTCGGTCAGTACGTCGTCAACGCCTACCTCGACGCCGCGGACTGGAAGGGTCAGGTCGACTCGTTCCGGGGGATCTACGCCGAGCGCCGCGACGCCATGCTGTCCGCGCTGGGGGAGTTCCTGCCCGACCTGCGGTGGACCGTCCCGAACGGTGGCTTCTTCGTGTGGCTCTCGCTGCCGGACTCCCTCGACTCGAAGGGCATGCTGCCCCGCGCGGTCAAGGAGCTCGTCGCCTACACACCGGGCACGGCGTTCTTCGCCGACGGCCGCGGGGCCGGCAACATCCGCCTCTCGTTCTGCTACCCGACGCCGGAGCAGATCCGGGTCGGCGTCAAGCGGCTCGCGACGGTCGTCAACGACGAGCTCGAGCTCGTCGAGACCTTCGGGCCCGCGACACGACCGGCCACCACGGTGAGCACCTCGACCGTCAGCTCGCCGCCGCCGAACCTGTCCTGA
- a CDS encoding D-alanine--D-alanine ligase family protein — MAEFARRHVVVVAGGISHERDISLRSGRRVADSLAGYGWQVDLRDADASLLPALTDDRPDVVWPALHGASGEDGALRGILEALDIPYVGSRSTSARLAWDKPTASALVSRAGVRTPRSVTLSHDVFRELGAVGVLQAIAAEHPVPLAVKPARGGSAQGVTLVEHADDLPRAMVSAYTYCEDAVVEQLIRGTEIAVGIIDTGDGPLALSPVEIVPRNGVYGYEARYNAGETTFYTPARLPEEQLRAASAAAVLAHRALGLRHVSRVDLIVDGAGTPWFLEANVLPGLTETSLVPQALSASGFDLGWTYAELAEQAIRDHSA; from the coding sequence ATGGCCGAGTTCGCCCGCCGTCACGTCGTCGTCGTCGCTGGGGGCATCTCCCACGAGCGTGACATCTCGCTCCGATCGGGACGCCGTGTCGCCGACTCGCTGGCCGGGTACGGCTGGCAGGTCGACCTGCGCGACGCGGACGCGTCCCTCCTGCCGGCCCTGACCGACGATCGACCCGACGTGGTCTGGCCCGCACTGCACGGTGCCTCCGGCGAGGACGGCGCGCTCCGCGGCATCCTGGAGGCGCTCGACATCCCGTACGTCGGCTCGCGGTCCACCTCGGCCCGGCTCGCGTGGGACAAGCCGACCGCCTCGGCGCTCGTCTCCCGCGCCGGCGTCCGGACCCCGCGGTCGGTCACCCTGTCGCACGACGTCTTCCGCGAGCTCGGCGCCGTGGGCGTCCTGCAGGCGATCGCCGCAGAGCACCCGGTACCGCTCGCCGTGAAGCCGGCCCGCGGCGGCAGCGCCCAGGGGGTGACCCTGGTCGAGCACGCGGACGACCTGCCCCGCGCGATGGTGTCGGCGTACACGTACTGCGAGGACGCCGTCGTCGAGCAGCTCATCCGTGGCACCGAGATCGCCGTCGGCATCATCGACACCGGCGACGGCCCCCTCGCACTGTCGCCGGTGGAGATCGTGCCGCGCAACGGGGTGTACGGGTACGAGGCTCGGTACAACGCGGGGGAGACGACGTTCTACACGCCGGCTCGCCTGCCCGAGGAGCAGTTGCGTGCAGCCTCTGCGGCAGCCGTGCTCGCGCACCGGGCGCTCGGGCTGCGGCACGTGTCGCGTGTGGACCTCATCGTGGACGGGGCGGGGACGCCGTGGTTCCTCGAGGCCAACGTGCTGCCGGGGCTGACGGAGACGTCGCTCGTGCCGCAGGCGCTGTCAGCGTCGGGGTTCGACCTCGGGTGGACGTACGCGGAGCTCGCGGAGCAGGCGATCCGGGACCACTCGGCCTGA